The Myxococcales bacterium DNA segment TATCATGATTCGGAACACCTCCATAGCAATTGCTCGGCGTCTTTGCCGCCTTGTACTTGTTCCTCTCATCTGCTATTAGAGTTCACTCCGGAGGCTGTCATGTTAAAGAAATTCAACATAACGATGAACGGCAAAAGACTTGTTGTCGATATAGACACCAAGATATGCGATCTCCTGGAAAAAGCCCCGCACAGGGGAAAACGCACAGCTGTGGGCGCAAAGCTCAACAACCGAGTCGTAGGGTTGAGATACTCACTAAAGTGCTCTGCAGAAATCGTGACGATCGACATCTCAGACAGGGAGGGAATGGACATCTACAGGAGAACGGCCAGCACCGTTCTCTACGCCGCAGTTGCCAAGGTCGCACCTGATGCCAGAATAGTGGTGGGGCAGTCGATAGGCAGCGGCTACTTCTTTGAAATCCACAACCACGTCGTCGATGAAAAATTCATACAGGATGTGGACCGCACGATGAAGAATATCGTCGCGGCCGACATCCCTATAAGCCGGAAATGGATACCGATAGAAGAAGCGATAGAGATATTCTCTTCTCACAATGCCAGCGACAGGGTCAAACTCGTAAGCCAGCTCAAGCGTTCCGAAATACCGATGATCTCTATGGGAGATTACAGGGGATATGCCCACGGACCTATCGCATACAAGTCGTCATTGATAGACTCCTGGAACCTTGTGCCATACGAGCACGGAATGGTGCTCATCTTCCCCGATTCCGAAGGAAACCTCGAAACCAACTTTTCAGCCCAGCCAAAGCTCTTTGCCACCTATCTCGAAGCCAAACGCTGGAACGAACTCATGCACATAGAAAATGTCGCAGACCTGAATGAACGATGTATGGGCAGAAAGTCCGACGAGATGGTCAAGGTCGCTGAGGCGATCCATGAAAAAAAGATATCAGCCATAGCGGATACGATATCCTCGAACGAAAACCTGAGGCTCATTCTCATATCCGGACCGACCTCGTCGGGGAAAACCACTTTTTCAAAACGGCTGCGAATACATCTGAAGATTTTCGGACTGGAACCGGTCACCATATCACTGGACAACTACTATCTCGACCGCGACGACTCACCAAGGCATCCGGATGGAACTTATGATTTTGAAACTATCAATGCCCTTGACCTGGAGCTTTTCAACGACCACCTGACAAAACTTTTAAAGGGCAAGGAAATCGAGATGCCCGCATACTCATTCTCTATAGGTAAAAGGGATCCATCCAAACTCACTAGAATGAAGCTTGGGCGCGGTCAGATTATAATCGTTGAAGGGATACACGGCCTGAACGAGGAACTCACGAAGTCGGTGCCCCATCAAAATAAGTTCAAGATATATGTTTCGGCGCTGACCCAACTTTGTCTCGACGATCACAATAGGATATTCACCACGGATACAAGGCTCTGCAGGAGAATAATACGCGACAGGCTCTTCAGAGGAACCACCGCAGCCGACACTATAGAGGGATGGCAGAGCGTGCGCCACGGGGAAAAGAAATACATTTTTCCGTACCAGGAAAACGCGGACGTGATGTTCAACTCGGCTCTGCCGTATGAGCACTCACTGCTAAAGCCATATGCGGAAAAATTCCTGGCCGAGGTCCCTCGCGAACATCCTTCGTATATGGAAGCCTACAGACTCACAAAATTCTTCTCCTTCTTCATACCCATCCTGTCGAGGGAAGTGCCACACACATCGATACTGAGGGAATTCATCGGGGACAGTGCATTTCGTTATTGACCGAAATGCCCGCCCGTTTATTCACGTGTCCCCGTCTGCCGACGGCTCACCAGTTACGCGTTACTGTTTACAGTTGCTCGGAAATGATGTTTTTGAATCAATTATGCAGCCTTCTCTTCTTGTTTTTCTCTATCAGCTTTAGCTTGCCGCGAAGGCCGTAGTCGAAGGGGCGCAGCACCGGTATATCCAGAGCCAGTATCTTCTGAAGGATTTTATCCTCCGGATAGCTCTCTTTTATCTCCTGTGCGTACTCGAAAGCAGTAAGGATCTCACCTATGCAATAATCGACGTATTCACCATCATCTTCAAAAGGTATGAGCTGTCCCCTCTCAGCCAGCATCACCGCGAGAGAGGTGCAAAATTTTACTTCATCCTCGGGACGTAAGCGGATGAAATAGTCTGACATAATCCTGCCGATGACTATTCTCATATCTCGCACTATCTCGCCAAGGGCCTCTATCGATTTCCCCAGATGTCTCTCCGTAAGAAAAAACTCGAAGAGGTCGAGAAGATTCCTGACCTCATTTTCAATGGGCGCAAGCGATATATCCATCCCCTTCTTTTGTATGCTCATGAGGGCAGAGTAGCAAATAGATGGCGATGAGCCAACCTTTTCTTGTAAGAACGAAATCTGCAACACATTAAACCGGAAAATGATCCTGCGGATGTATGAATACGCTTCACTTAGCCGGTTTTCATGCAGTTTCACGAAACGCATAAAAACCCCAGCTGAAAGAGTTTCCTTAACAATCAACGATTTGCATCGGTATCTCGACATTTCATCATATGGCACGGCGATTGCTTTGATGAAAGCAGCAAGAAGCGATCGATCGCCAAGCGGTTTCAAAATCAGGGAGGAATATGAGTTCGATTCAAGCGAAGGATGTCTTCACCATAATAGAGGGAAAGGAGGGAAAATCCAGGTGGGTCAAAATAGGATCCGCCTACGGAAACAAGGACGGCTCGATAAATGTCATACTCGACGCCCTCCCTTGTGACGGCAAGGTTCAGATACGTGAAAAAAGGAAAACTGAAGTCAAAACTTCTGAATGAGAAAAGGAGACTTACATGAAAAGAAGTAATGGAATGAAATCAATAGCGTTAATCGCCGGACTGCTGGGGCTTCTGTGCATAGCCGGAAACTCCTTCGCCGCAAAGCCGCCTCCGCAGTCGCCGGTGGATCTCTCAACGGCCACCGTCGAACAGCTGGTGGCGCTCCCAGGGATAGGACAGGCCAAAGCCCAGGCGATAGTCGAATATCGCGCACAGAACGGCATCGCTGTGAAGGAAGACCTTCTGAACGTAAAAGGAATAGGTCAGGCGTTGCTGGCAAAGATAAGCGAACACATAACCATATCCAATGGGCAGAAGAAAACATCTGGCATGGCGGAAAAGGTCGTCAGGTAATCGGCGTTTTTCGTCAACAAGTCGGGGCTCGCGGCTTGGGTCGGCCGCGGGCCCTTTCTTGTAAATACCGACCGCATGTGCTAGCCTGCCCTTCGTGAAAGACGGATGTCTCATTTTACACGGCCTGACCGGTACCCCCGATACAGTATCATCTTTCAGGCGCGTATTTCTTGACGCAGGGTTCAACATATCGGCGCCATGCCTGGCCGGACACGGCGAAAGCATCGAAGAACTTTCCAAGGTAAAGTGGCAGGACTGGTATAACAGCGTAAGGATAGCCTATTCAACGCTGAAAAGAGACTCACACAGAATTTTCTGCGCAGGGACCTCCCTTGGCGCGCTCCTCTCCTTGAAGCTCGCGATAGACGAAGGCTGGGGGGTCAGGGCGATATCGGTTATAGGCACGCCGCTCAGGCTTTCCAGGCTTGAGAGCGTCGCGCTAACAATAGTCAGATATTCGCCGTTGAGATTCATGATAAAATCGATTCCCAAGGATCTCACGAAAAGTGTCGCAGATCCGGAAGGAAGAAAGCGCTATGAGCTCATGAGCCTGCCGCGCCTCCCCGTTCACGCGGTCCATGAGTTGACGAAGCTCCAGTGCGAGGTAGCGAAAGGGCTGCAAAAAATTTCCCATCCCCTGCTGGTGATGCACGGCAGGGAAGACAAAGTCGCACCCTTATTCAACGCGGATATATTGAGGAATTCAGTATCATCAAAAATAGTCGAAAGCGTCATATTGAATGGTTGCAAACACGTGCTCACTATGGACTACGAAAGGGTCCGCGTCGCCAAAACGGCACTATACTTTTTCAAGCGCTTTGCATAAAATGCGCAAATTAAATATGGAGGTTTTGATATGAAAAAAATTTTAACACTGGCAGCTGTTCTGTTTTTATCACTTCCTGCGGCGCTTTTGGCCGAGGAGATTCTTTTGGAAGAATATGAGATCACTGGAAATATCGAAGAGATAAATCTGGAACCGGCACCCGCGAGCTCTCCTACAAAAAGAAATCCCAAAAAGGCCACATCATATGAAAGACCGGCCAGCCGAAGCAGCCAGCAAGTAGGTGAAGTCGAGGTAAGCATAGACAAACGTGTCAAGATAGCTCCGGCTTTCACGGCCGAGCCGAGAGAGGGGACCTTCAGGGTAGGGCTTGTCGGCCCCGGCATCTACGTGGGGAACAAGGGAATAGACACGATGATGGGGATAGGAGCAGAGGGCGAGTATTTCATCTTTGAAAGGTTGTCAGCCGGAATGAAAATTCAGGTGGCCACGGACTTCGCCAGCAACAACGAGCTCAATTCGATTCTAAGCTTCATCCCGCAGGCAAGATACCTCTTCGATTTTGACAGCCATCCGAGGTGGACGGCCTATGTACAGGCCGGGGCAGGGATAGCCCTCCTAGACGGCAGCTCTGTTGCCGCAGATATCGCCATACCCGGCGGAGGAATATGGTGGCAGTACAACGAAAAACTTTCCATTGGTCTCGACCTTTCATTGCACATACTTGCCAGAAGTTCGACGGCGGTGGCCTTTTTCGCCGGACCGGCATTTAGATACCAGTTCTGATGAAAAAATATCAGATCAAACACAGGATAGATGTCGCAGCTGGAAGAAAACCTGCAGACCTCCTGCTGAAAAACTGCAGGGTCGTCTCCGTTCTCGCCGATGAAGTGGTCAATACCAGCGTGGCGATAGCCGACGGCGTCATAGTTGGTTTTGGCAATTACAGCGCCAAAAAAGAGATCGACCTGGGCGGAGGATATCTCTCCGCCGGCCTCATTGACAGCCATATACATATCGAAAGCACTTTGCTCGTACCTCAGGAATTCGCAAAGACGGCACTCATCCACGGTACGACCGCGGTAATAGCCGACCCCCATGAAATCGCGAATGTCATGGGCGCCGCCGGAATACGCTGGATGATCAAGGCCAGCGAGGGGCTCCCTCTCGACATCAACATAGTGCTTCCATCGTGCGTTCCCGCCTCCAGATTTGAAAGCCCGTGGGGCACCTTTGGCAGCAGCGATCTGAAAAAACTGGCCTCGCTTCCGAGGGTGATCGGAATCGGCGAAGTCATGAATTATCCGAAAGTCATTGCAGGAGATCCCGAATTCCTCAGGAAGATCCGCCTGATCCCAGGAATGCGCGTCGACGGACATGCACCGGGGCTCACCGGCAAAGATCTAAACGCGTACATAGCGGCTGGAATACACTCCGACCATGAAAGCACAAAGGCATCCGAGGCAAAGGAAAAGCTCCTTGCGGGTCTGCACATAATGGTACGAGAAGGAAGTTCGGAAAAGAATCTCAACGAGATAGCCAAAATCATCACCCCCGCAAATTCACACCGTTGCTTTTTCTGCTCGGACGACAGGAGCGCCCACGACCTGGTTAACAAGGGCCACATAGATGAAATACTTCGCATGGCGGTGCGTGCGGGAATACCTCCGATCACCGCCCTGCAGATGGCCACGAACAACGCCCCCTATTATTTCCGTATCAAGCGGAGAAAAGGGGCGGTGGCCGTAGGGTATGCTGCAGACCTGGTGGTTTTTGACAGCCTGAAAAAATTCAACGCCAGAATGGTATTCAAAGAAGGAAAGCTTGCCGCCAAAGATGGTGAGATCTTAATTCCCTGCAAGGCCAATTTCGCCCCGAAGGTAGAAAATAGCGTAAACCTCGCTCGCACAGAACTCGAAGTTTTCAGGGTAAAAGCCCAAGCTGGAAAAATGAGGGTCATGAGGATCATCCCCGGCCAGATAACCACGGAGCTCGAAACAGCAAGGCCATCAGTATCCGATGGCCTTGTTGAATCGGATATTTCTAGGGATCTCCTGAAGGTTACAGTTTTGGAGCGTCATCACGCCAGCGGAAGATTTTGCACCGGCTTCGTCAGGGGATTCGGCCTGAAAAAAGGCGCGATAGCCTCCACCGTATGCCATGATGCGCACAACATAGTGGTGGTTGGAACAAATGATCGCGATATGCTCTGCGCCGTCATAGAACTCGTAAGATGCA contains these protein-coding regions:
- a CDS encoding nucleoside kinase; its protein translation is MLKKFNITMNGKRLVVDIDTKICDLLEKAPHRGKRTAVGAKLNNRVVGLRYSLKCSAEIVTIDISDREGMDIYRRTASTVLYAAVAKVAPDARIVVGQSIGSGYFFEIHNHVVDEKFIQDVDRTMKNIVAADIPISRKWIPIEEAIEIFSSHNASDRVKLVSQLKRSEIPMISMGDYRGYAHGPIAYKSSLIDSWNLVPYEHGMVLIFPDSEGNLETNFSAQPKLFATYLEAKRWNELMHIENVADLNERCMGRKSDEMVKVAEAIHEKKISAIADTISSNENLRLILISGPTSSGKTTFSKRLRIHLKIFGLEPVTISLDNYYLDRDDSPRHPDGTYDFETINALDLELFNDHLTKLLKGKEIEMPAYSFSIGKRDPSKLTRMKLGRGQIIIVEGIHGLNEELTKSVPHQNKFKIYVSALTQLCLDDHNRIFTTDTRLCRRIIRDRLFRGTTAADTIEGWQSVRHGEKKYIFPYQENADVMFNSALPYEHSLLKPYAEKFLAEVPREHPSYMEAYRLTKFFSFFIPILSREVPHTSILREFIGDSAFRY
- a CDS encoding helix-hairpin-helix domain-containing protein; this encodes MKSIALIAGLLGLLCIAGNSFAAKPPPQSPVDLSTATVEQLVALPGIGQAKAQAIVEYRAQNGIAVKEDLLNVKGIGQALLAKISEHITISNGQKKTSGMAEKVVR
- a CDS encoding alpha/beta fold hydrolase: MKDGCLILHGLTGTPDTVSSFRRVFLDAGFNISAPCLAGHGESIEELSKVKWQDWYNSVRIAYSTLKRDSHRIFCAGTSLGALLSLKLAIDEGWGVRAISVIGTPLRLSRLESVALTIVRYSPLRFMIKSIPKDLTKSVADPEGRKRYELMSLPRLPVHAVHELTKLQCEVAKGLQKISHPLLVMHGREDKVAPLFNADILRNSVSSKIVESVILNGCKHVLTMDYERVRVAKTALYFFKRFA
- the ade gene encoding adenine deaminase, translating into MKKYQIKHRIDVAAGRKPADLLLKNCRVVSVLADEVVNTSVAIADGVIVGFGNYSAKKEIDLGGGYLSAGLIDSHIHIESTLLVPQEFAKTALIHGTTAVIADPHEIANVMGAAGIRWMIKASEGLPLDINIVLPSCVPASRFESPWGTFGSSDLKKLASLPRVIGIGEVMNYPKVIAGDPEFLRKIRLIPGMRVDGHAPGLTGKDLNAYIAAGIHSDHESTKASEAKEKLLAGLHIMVREGSSEKNLNEIAKIITPANSHRCFFCSDDRSAHDLVNKGHIDEILRMAVRAGIPPITALQMATNNAPYYFRIKRRKGAVAVGYAADLVVFDSLKKFNARMVFKEGKLAAKDGEILIPCKANFAPKVENSVNLARTELEVFRVKAQAGKMRVMRIIPGQITTELETARPSVSDGLVESDISRDLLKVTVLERHHASGRFCTGFVRGFGLKKGAIASTVCHDAHNIVVVGTNDRDMLCAVIELVRCKGGFVATCGEKVVDSLPLPVAGLMSNMPAADVASAYTRIEKTLKKLGSAVDDAFLTMSFLSLSVIPKIRITDRGIIDVNGDRIVPLFLK